One window of the Equus caballus isolate H_3958 breed thoroughbred chromosome 2, TB-T2T, whole genome shotgun sequence genome contains the following:
- the SLC5A9 gene encoding sodium/glucose cotransporter 4 encodes MGPGASGNGVRTETVLGSGVSLHAYDIGVLVVYFVFVIAVGLWSSYRASRGTIGGYFLAGRSMSWWPIGASLMSSNVGSGLFIGLAGTGAAGGLAVGGFEWNATWLLLALGWIFVPVYIAAGVVTMPQYLKKRFGGQRIQVYMSVLSLILYIFTKISTDIFSGAIFIQMALGWNLYLSTVILLVVTAVYTITGGLTAVIYTDALQTVIMVGGALVLMFLGFQEVGWYPGLEQRYMQAIPNATVPNTTCHLPRPDAFHMLRDPVSGDIPWPGLIFGLTVLATWCWCTDQVIVQRSLSAKSLSHAKGGSVLGGYLKILPMFFIIMPGMISRALYPDEVGCVDPDVCQRVCGVPVGCSNIAYPKLVMGLMPVGLRGLMVAVIMAALMSSLTSVFNSSSTLFTIDVWQRFRRKATEQELMVVGRVFVVFLVIISILWIPIIQSSNSGQLFDYIQSVTSYLAPPITALFLLAIFCKRVTEPGAFWGLLFGLAVGLLRMILEFVYPAPACGEVDRRPAVLKDLHYLYFALLLCGLTAVVIVTVSLCTAPIPEEKLARLTWWTRNCPYSGLEKESHEGTPEASEVPSGECPAGGGGAEDSSQDCEQPGDPRRSWGKLLWGWFCGLSGAPEQARSPAETAAQEQKLTSTEEEPLWRSVCNVNAILLLAINVFLWGYFA; translated from the exons ATGGGGCCGGGAGCTTCGGGAAATGGGGTCAGGACGGAGACAGTGCTGGGTTCTGGAGTCAGCCTTCACGCCTACGACATCGGGGTCCTGGTTGTCTACTTTGTCTTTGTCATCGCTGTGGGGCTCTGG TCGTCCTACCGTGCGAGCCGAGGGACCATTGGCGGCTATTTCCTGGCAGGGAGATCCATGAGCTGGTGGCCA ATTGGAGCCTCTCTGATGTCCAGCAACGTGGGCAGCGGCTTGTTCATCGGCCTGGCTGGGACAGGGGCTGCCGGAGGCCTTGCTGTGGGTGGCTTCGAGTGGAAC GCAACCTGGCTGCTTCTGGCCCTCGGCTGGATCTTCGTCCCTGTGTACATCGCAGCCGGTGTGGTCACAATGCCGCAGTACCTGAAGAAGCGATTTGGGGGCCAGAGGATCCAGGTGTACATGTCTGTCTTGTCTCTCATCCTCTACATCTTCACTAAGATTTCA ACTGACATCTTCTCTGGAGCCATCTTCATCCAGATGGCCTTGGGTTGGAACCTTTACCTCTCCACGGTGATCCTGCTGGTGGTGACGGCCGTCTACACCATCACAG GAGGCCTCACGGCCGTGATCTACACAGACGCTCTACAGACGGTGATCATGGTGGGGGGAGCCCTGGTCCTCATGTTTCTGG GCTTTCAGGAGGTGGGCTGGTACCCAGGCCTGGAGCAGCGGTACATGCAGGCCATCCCTAATGCCACAGTCCCCAACACCACCTGTCACCTCCCCCGGCCCGATGCCTTCCACATGCTCCGGGACCCTGTGAGCGGGGACATCCCTTGGCCAGGCCTCATTTTCGGGCTCACGGTGCTGGCCACCTGGTGCTGGTGCACGGACCAG GTCATTGTGCAGAGGTCTCTCTCCGCCAAGAGTCTGTCCCATGCCAAGGGAGGCTCCGTGCTGGGAGGCTACCTGAAGATCCTGCCCATGTTCTTCATCATCATGCCCGGCATGATCAGCCGGGCCCTGTACCCAG ATGAAGTGGGCTGTGTGGACCCTGATGTCTGCCAAAGAGTCTGCGGGGTCCCAGTGGGATGTTCCAACATCGCCTACCCCAAGCTGGTCATGGGTCTCATGCCCGTTG GTCTGCGGGGCCTGATGGTCGCTGTGATCATGGCCGCCCTCATGAGCTCACTCACCTCTGTCTTCAACAGCAGCAGCACCCTGTTCACCATCGACGTGTGGCAGCGCTTCCGCAGGAAGGCAACAGAGCAGGAGCTGATGGTGGTGGGCAG AGTGTTTGTGGTGTTCCTGGTCATCATCAGCATCCTCTGGATCCCCATCATCCAGAGCTCCAACAGCGGGCAGCTCTTCGACTACATCCAGTCTGTCACCAGTTACCTGGCCCCGCCCATCACCGCCCTCTTCCTGCTGGCCATCTTCTGCAAGAGGGTCACAGAGCCT GGGGCCTTCTGGGGCCTGCTGTTTGGCCTGGCAGTGGGGCTTCTGCGCATGATCCTGGAGTTCGTGTACCCAGCCCCAGCCTGCGGGGAGGTGGACCGCAGGCCGGCCGTGCTGAAGGACTTGCACTACCTGTACTTTGCGCTCCTCCTCTGCGGGCTCACTGCCGTCGTCATCGTCACCGTCAGCCTCTGCACAGCCCCCATCCCTGAGGAAAAG CTCGCTCGCCTGACATGGTGGACACGGAACTGCCCCTACTCTGGGCTGGAGAAGGAGTCCCATGAGGGCACACCAGAGGCATCAGAGGTGCCATCCGGGGAGTGCCCTGCAGGAGGCGGAGGGGCAGAGGACTCCAGCCAGGACTGCGAGCAGCCTGGAG atcCCCGCAGGTCCTGGGGAAAGCTGCTCTGGGGCTGGTTCTGTGGGCTCTCCGGGGCCCCAGAGCAAGCCCGGAGCCCAGCGGAGACGGCCGCGCAGGAGCAGAAGCTGACCAGCACCGAGGAGGAGCCGCTCTGGAGAAGCGTCTGCAACGTCAACGCCATCCTCCTGCTGGCCATCAATGTCTTCCTCTGGGGCTACTTTGCATGA